The segment GCTAAGCATAATAATGGAGATGCTTTTTTTAACAGCAGCAAATATCGCGAAACAATTGTTGATTTTGCGAAAAAATCTCAAATTAAGATGAATAAATAGGTTCGTAGTAAGGACTTTAGTCCTCTCTCATTGAAGGCGGAATGAAGTCCTCTTAAGATGAATAAATAGGTTCGTAGTAAGGACTTTAGTCCTCTCTGATTGAAGGCGGACTAAAGTCCTTACTACGAACCTATTTTATGGTCATGGTTTGAGCGTTCGGCCTGCGATCTTTCTCTGATTGAAGGCGGACTGAAGTCCTCACTACGAACCTATTTTATAGTGATGGTTTGAGCGTTTGAAATGCGAATTTTTTCTTGTTGAATGCGGACTGAAGTCCTCACTACGAACCTATTTTAGGGTGATGGTTTGAGAAGTGGAGATAATATTATTTCTATTTTATCTCCTACTTCTAACTGCAAAACGGATTGAGCGCTGCCGCTATTAACGGCAATTTCTAGCCAACCGTCAGAACCAGTTATTGCTATTAAATCCCCAGGCTTGCTGTCGCTATATGTTTTACCGCTGGGTATGTGAATTGGAGCGTAACTATTGCTAATTGTCACTGACCAATTGTTGTTTGTAATGCAATTATTCGGGATATTAGTAATTAGATTGCCGAAGCGATCGACATATTGAACAAAACCAGTCGCACCTGTGGCTGTAACGGCGCAATTTGGTATCTGTCGCTGCACTAAACTCGCAGGATCGATCGCCTGTCCGAACTCTTCCAGCGGCACCCCATTCGCCAAATGAGCACCCACTGTGGCGAAAATATCGCGACCGTGAAACGTACTGCTGGGTGCGGGTGTGCGCCAATATTGCGGATTGGTGAGTTCCACAGATGCGATCGCACTTTCCCGACTCAACACCCCGCCAAACAACCCGTTATCGGGCCCGACAAGGAAGCAATTAGCACATTTCACCGCCACCGCGCGTCTGTTGCTACCCACGCCCGGATCGACGACCGCAATATGTACTGTTTCTGGCGGAAAATAAGCAAAAGCAGTCATTAAACAAAACCTCGCCGCCGCAATATTTTGAGAGGGTATTTGGTGCGTAATGTCAATCACTTTTAACTGCGGGTTGATTTGGGCGATCGCACCTTTCATCACTCCCACATAAACATCGCTTAACCCAAAATCCGTCAGCAGAGTTATAATTCTATTTTTAGACATATATCCAAAGGTAAGAATATGGTAGCGCAGTGGGAAAACTTTCTGCAAAACTTGGGAGAATGGCACGGTTCCTTCACTCAGCTATCAACGCGGGGAGAGGTAATTAAAGATACTCCCAGCATTATTTCTCTTGAAGGACTCAATGACAACAAAACTGTGCGGTTGAAACTGCGCCGCTTTTCTCCAAATCCTAGCGGTGTCGGCGAACCGGAAGTCAGCGAACTGGTTCGAGAATATCAAAGTTTGGGACGAGATATCCTATTTTTTGAGGATGGGAATTTTTGTCAGGGAACTATTCAACTATCGCCTTATTCTGAGTCTGGTGCCGAGTTTGGTTTTATCTACAATTATCGCCGATTGCGCTTTGTTCAACTCTACACTACCGACGGTAATTTATCCCAACTTACCTTAATTCGGGAAAAGCAGCTTGATAAAAACGTCCCCGAACGTCCGCCTTTAACGGTTGGCGATTTGCTGGGAGAATGGGAAGGCGAGGCCGTGACAATGTATCCAGACGGGCGTTCAGCCGATCGCTATTCTACCAAACTGCAATTGGATTTGCCAAATGGCGATCGGCTAATGCAGAAAATTACTTTTGGTAGCAATGCTAATGTTATCAGTTCTAGCGGTAGCATTGACGGTTCTGTGATTAAGTTTAACGAAGGTTCAACGCCCGTGCAAGTTTTGCTGCTTCCTGACGGCGGTTCTTGCACTTGTCCGGTGAAAGTTGAATCCAGAAAACCTATATTTTTTGAGGCTGGTTGGTTGGTAGAACCTAACTTGCGATTTCGGATGATTCGCAGTTACAATGACAAGGGTGAATGGGTAAGTTTGACCTTAGTTACTGAACGGAAAAAAGGTTACTCGCACTAATCTCAGAAACCGGGTTTCTTCCTATGTTTCTCGTACTCAATCCAAAATTTTCGTAGAAACCCGGTTTCTCGCCACCCAACGACAGAAATTAGAGCGCACCCTAATCTCAGAAACCGGGTTTCTTCCTATATCTCTCGTACTCAACCGAAATTTGTCGCAGAAACCCGGTTTCTCGCCACCCAACGACAGAAATTAGAGCGCACCCTAATCTCAGAAACCGGGTTTCTGACTAGGTTTCTCGTACTCAACCCAAAATTTTCGTAGAAACCCGGTTTCTCGCCACCCAACGACAGAAATTAGAGCGCGTACTTACGATAAACGAAAGTTGGTAGACTCACGAATATTATTTTTCAGACTTTGTTTCCTGGGTTTGCGATTGAATTACCGCACTCCAATCATCGTTATTATTAACAACATCTTCCAGATGCTTATGTTGTCCCCCATCAATTTTAGCCGCTGTTTCCAACTCTTTGGTAAGACTTGAATCTGCCATTGCTTTACGCAATTTTAGCTTCTTTTCCTCATAGGCTTGTTGTTCTGCGGCCGACATTGCCGATCGCGCTGCTTGACCTACCGTACTCGCCCACATCTCGCTGTCTGCACCATTTCCAGGCGGAATGCTGCCGAGTTCTGCAATCCAAGCATCCCGCAAACTTTCCATTTCTTCCCGCTTCGGAAATTTGAAAGTTTGCACCCGCACAAAAGCGCAACTTTCCGCCCCATTTTGGGCAATGTGACCGTTGACTGAAAGCAGGATATTTCGCGAATAACCGATATACTGAGTATTGCCGGAAGTATCCGTGACAGCATAAACGCCGGCGACTTTGGCGTTAGTTGCTAAAGTCCGCCACGTATCGATCGACATTACTTGCGTCCCGTCATTTTCTAATGCAGAAATAGCGGCTGCTGCGCTGTGTTCTGAGTCGGAACTGTATAAAAAATTGTGCAGTCCTTCATGGGCGACAGGTACGTTTTGATGTTCAATTGCTACGTCTCGATCGGCATTCACTTGATTGACTTCCATAAAGCCCAATTCCTCAAAAAGCGTTAACAGTTGACAGTTGACAGTTGACAGTTGACCGTTGACAGTTGACAGAAGAGCCCGCCCGCGAAGTCGAGGGGTTGACTTCGGAGTGCGAAGTTTTCAGGTAGGGGATTTAAGCCCCTTCCTAAAAACAATCCACCTAAAGGTGGGGGCTTAAATCCCCTGTGATGACGGTAACACAATTAATTAAATTTCTGGCTTTATAAGCTGTTGCAGCATTTAATTGTATTTCAAACCACAATCAAATTATTGTGGGGTAGGCTTTGAACCCCACCCCAAACCTGCAACTTAAACGCCCAACAGCTTACGTATTTAACTTGCTGCAATTTGTTGCAATTCCTCGTCTGTCAATTTAACTTCGATCGCCTTTAGGGAGTCTTCAATGCTCGATAATTTTGTCGCGCCGGGAATCGGAACGACACAAGGCGATTTTGCCATCAACCAGGCTAACACTATACAGTAAACTGAAACGTTTTTTTCAGCAGCTAATTTGGCGATCGCAGGCATATCTTGCAAGCTAGTCGCCCGACGGCTTCCCCCCAAAGGACTCCAGGGAAAAAATGTCAATTTTTCAGCTTCGCAATATTCCAGTACGCCGTCGGATTCCGGCTGTCTGTGCCACGGATTGTACTGATTCTGCACCGAGACAACTTCTACCGTATCGCGGGCGCGTTTGATCTGTTCTACAGAAAAGTTGGAAACTCCGATAAATCGAATCATTCCTGCTTCTACTGCTTCTTTTGCGGGTGCTAGGGCTGCTTCGATTGTATAGGCTGGATCGGGCGAGTGGTATTGCCAAAGGTCGATCGGCTGATTGCCACCCAAAGCTTCAAAACTTTCGCGAATTGTCTTGCGCAAATGGTGGGGATTGCCGTTGCGCGTCCAAGCACCTTGAGGCCGCATTAAGCCGCCTTTCGTGGCGATAGTAACTGCCCGAATATCTCCCGTGTACTCATGCAAAGCTTTGGCAATGAGGTGTTCGTTGTGGTGTTTGTCCGATTGATCTTCGCAATAGGAATCTGCGGTGTCAATTAGGGTGACACCCAAATCGAGGGCGCGATGAATGACCGCAATTGATTGCGCTTCGGGCGGCCGGCCGCTTAAGGACATTGGCATACATCCAAGACCGATCGCTGATATATTGAAATTACTGTTGCCCAGTCTTTTTCTTTTCATTCGTTGGCCCTCGTTTGGGTGGTTGATTGAGAGTTTAGATTTCAAGGATATCTTGAAATTTTACTGCTTTTTTGAGGAGATAACTAGATAGGGTGAAAAAAAATTGTCGTTACTGCATTTAAACTGTACAGCATTTATCAAAAAAAAGAGGGACTTACCAATCAATCCCTCAATCCCTCAATCCCTCAATTCCTCAATTCCTCAATCTAAAATCTAAAATCTAAAATCTAAAATTCCTGTACCCCATCTTTGTGAACAAGGCTATATATATTTTTATTGACTTTTCCCCACTGGTCAAAGCTGCTCTCGTTTTTGCCATCAAACATCACAGATAATCTTTGGGCGCGCATCAGCCAACGCTACTTACCTTAACTGGAAGCACTGGTGTAAAAGCGGAGTGCAAATTGCCAGAAATACCGGGAGAAAATTAACAGCCCGATCGCCAAAATACCAGCCCCTGCGATCCAAACAATCTCACCTCTGCCAAGCATGGCTTCTGCCGGCACAGTCGTCAAGAAAGCAACAGGAACCACAAAGGTAAAGAAAAATCGATAAGCTGCGGGATAAGCAGCCATCGGAAATCTACCTGCTTCTAACAATCCTCTCAGAACTTCAGTAACATTGTAAATCTTGACAAACCAAATACTGGTTGCACCGAGCATAAACCAGATACTGTAAAGAGTAATAGTTCCAAATAACAGCGGGATTGCTGTTAAAAAATAGTTGCCAATTTCTACTCCCAATTTATTGGCAGCATACAGCAGCAATAGGGCACCAAAGATTAAATCCGGGATTCCCCAAGGGGAAACGGTGTTTGCAGATAGCCAGAATTGCGAACTAATCGGCTTGAGGAGTACGAAATCCAGAGTACCTTGCTGCACTCGATCGACAATACGGCTGAGGTTGGGCGCCAGAAAGGTTGACGAAAACCCCTGCAAAACCGTAAAAATGCCGAGTACAACTAAAGCTTGTTCCCATGAATAGCCCGAAAACCTGTAGCCTGTACGGTAGAACAGCGACAGCCCAAACAAGCTGCCTGCAAGATTTCCGAGGCTGCTGAGGGTCGCCAGGACAAAATTGATGCGATATTCGAGCTCGGCTGCGATCGCCGCACCCCAGAACAATTTCAGTACCTGCAAATATCGTCCCATGTTTGTCGCCATTTTTTGCTGTTGAAATACTTATATTCCCTCCTATTGTAAAGCTTGTGTGAAGCCCTATGCTGTACAGCTCGCTTATTACACGATAATTTTAAGTTATTCACACAGCCTACTTAAGTAATTTTACTTGCAATAATTATTAAGCTGTGTAACTTGATTTAAATAAACCATGATAATTTTGGGCTTTAACTCAATCTCAAGCTTCTATATAGTTGCAAATTATTAAGCTCTGCTCCTCTTTGAACAGGAAATCTTGCCTCATTGATTAGTAATTTTAATGTGTTACAAGCCTTAACATTATAAAAAATTCAAAAACATCTAGCCATACCCAAAAGTAACGATTAGGATGGTGCATACGTACTCCAAAAGAATACGTAATCAGTCAGAGGTCAGCGATACGTAATAATACGTAAACAATTGAGTTCGATAAATTGACTTAAACAACAAAACGTAAGGTAAATAAGACATGGATGCTTTAACACTATCGAGACTGGGCGTCAAGCACACCAAGAGCGCAGTAGCCGAATCGTTGCGGATCAATACAGGGCTAGACATGACCAGCCCAGTCACTTTTTACGGGATTGTTAACGAGCACTGCAATGTAAAATGCCGTCAGTGCGAGTATTGGCGCCTCAAAGAATATAAAGACGAAATGACCATCGAAGATTGGCAAAATGCCCTCTTGAGCGTCAAAGAATTTGTCGGCGAATTTTCCATCAACTTTAGCGGTGGCGAACCTTATATTAAGAAAGGTTTTCTAGACTTGCTGACATTTGCCAACAAAAACGGCATCCACGCCGGTGTCACCACCAACGGCTACTGCATGACTCGCGAAAATGCAGCAAAAACTGTAGCGGCGCGCCCTTTTAATGTGAATATGTCCGTTGACGGGCCAAACGCAGAATTGCACGACTATTTGCGCGGTCAACCCGGATTGTTCGACAGACTTTCCAAAGGAATCGGTTATCTGCGCGAAGAACAAGAAAAACAAAACGTCCTGTTTCCGATCAACGTCAAACCGACTATCAACAGGCTCAACTTCCGCCACCTAGAAGAAATTGTCACTTGGGCGAAGGGAATTGAAGCTACGACGGTGAACTTCCAGCCAGTCAACCGTTGGACGCCTGAAACATATTCGGAATTGTGGGTTGAAGAAGCAGACAGAGAAGAATTTTCGCAGGTAATTGAGCGCTTAATTGAGATGAAGAAAAACGGCGCGCCAATTATGAACAGCGATGAAGTGTTGCGCTTGATGATGCCGCACTTCCAGGAAGAAAAAGCTCCTGATTCAACTCGTCCTTGTCGCGTTGGACTGCGTAATTACTGGATTGACACGCGCGGCGATGTGAAGTTGTGCGACGAATATCCCGTGATTGGGAACGTGAAAGAAGCCAGCGCCCGCGAGATTTGGTACGGCGAAAAAGCTCAGGAAGTCCGCCGCGATACTTTGAATTGCGGCAAGCTGTGTCTGATTACTTGCGTCTCGCAAAAGACGATTTTGGACAAGGTGAAAATGGGAATGAAGTTATTGAAGAATTGAGGTTTGAGGAGTCTTAATATTGCTTGTGTTCATGAGTGCCGGGTTTTGGTAAAAACCCGGTTTTTTGTTTGATGAATTGGGTTTTGTCGCTGGGTGGCGAGAAACCGGGTTTCTACGACAATTTTCGGTTGAGTACGAGAAATAAGGGAAGAAACCCGGTTTCTGGGATTAGTGTGCTCTAATTTCTCTCGCTGCGTGGCGAGAAACCGGGTTTCTGCCAATAATTTGGGTGGAGTACGAGAAATAAGGGAAGAAACCCGGTTTCTGGGATTAGTGTGCGTCGAATTCTCTCGCTGCGTGGCGAGAAACCGGGTTTCTACGACAATTTTCGGTTGAGTACGAGAGATATAGGAAGAAACCCGGTTTCTGGGATTAGTGTGCGTCGAATTCTCTCGCTGCGTGGCGAGAAACCGGGTTTCTGCCCATAATTTGGGTTAAGTACCAGAGATATAGGAAGAAACCCGGTTTCTGGGATTAGTGTGCGTCGAATTCTCTCGCTGCGTGGCGAGAAACCGGGTTTCTACGACAATTTTCGGTGGAGTACGAGAGATATAGGAATCAACCCGGTTTCTGGGATTAGTGTGCGTCGAATTCTCTCGCTGAGTGGCGAGAAACCGGGTTTCTACGACAATTTTCGGTGGAGTACGAGAGATATAGGAATCAACCCGGTTTCTGGGATTAGTGTGCGTCGAATTCTCTCGCTGAGTGGCGAGAAACCGGGTTTCTACGACAATTTTCGGTTGAGTACGAGAGATATAGGAATCAACCCGGTTTCTGGGATTAGTGTGCGTCGAATTCTCTCGCTGAGTGGCGAGAAACCGGGTTTCTACGACAATTTTCGGTGGAGTACCAGAGATATAGGAATCAACCCGGTTTCTGGGATTAGTGTGATCTAATTTCTGTCGTTGGGTGGCGAGAAACCGGGTTTCTGCCAATAATTTGGGTGGAGTACGAGAGATATAGGAATCAACCCGGTTTCTGGGATTAGTGTGCGTCGAATTCTCTCGCTGAGTGGCGAGAAACCGGGTTTCTACGACAATTTTCGGTGGAGTACGATAAATAACGAAAAAAACCCGGTTTCTGGGATTTACCTGTGCAAACACTAAATTTTAAAACTTATAATATCTCCCGATTCACAATCGGGAGAATATCAAAACTACTCCACAATCCAAGGACTCAAACAAGGAGTCCAAGCACTCAATTCTTCAGGTTTAAACCAGAGACTAATTTCCTGATTCGCAGTTTCCACAGCATCAGAACCGTGAATAATATTGCGGCCCACATTCACAGCTAAATCGCCGCGAATTGTTCCCGGTTCAGAATTTAGAGGATTTGTCGCGCCAATCATTTTTCTCGCAGAGGCCACAACGCCGTCACCTTCCCACACCATCGCCACCATCGGCCCGGAAGTGATGAAGTCTACCAGTCCCGCAAAAAACGGTCTTTCTTTGTGCACGGCGTAATGCTGTTCGGCTAGTTCGCGACTCGCCGTGATTAGCTTCATCCCAACTAGGGTAAAGCCCTTGGCTTCAAAACGACCGATAATTTCGCCGACGAGTCCGCGCTGTACTCCGTCGGGCTTAATCGCTAAAAAAGTCCGTTCCAAGATTAACTCCTATTGTTTTCTTAACCGATCCAAAAGACAGAGTAGCTCACAATGCACCCAAAGGCAATTCTGAGAAGACACAATTGTTATTTGGGAACTTGCGCGCAACCTTTATCTGTATTGTCCTCTTCGGCGCACCGAGAGCGCGAGCAGCAGCGACTCAAACTAATTTTTCTGCAAATCTCGATCGGCTAATTTACCTTAATATGATGCAAATCACAAGTTTCTGTGACTGCAAACACTTTTACCTATGATATTAAATACAAATACGTATGATAACAAACACAATTAGTAATACTCAAAAACATACATAATTAACGAAGGTATAAAAATGAGTAACAGCGCAGCAGGCTAGGGGAAAAAGCTATGAGAGAGATTGTAGCATTTATTGCACAAAAAAAGCAAGAATTTGCCAAATTGCCGTTATTTGAATTTATGGCAAACAAACATATTCACCCTAATCAACGACTAATTTTTGCGCCTGTACTCGATCCTTTAGCGGTGGGATTGAGCGACTTAAACAAGTACGTCCTCCGAGAATCTTCAAGCAACAATATGGTTCAGGAACTGATTAACAAATATACTTACAAAGAAAACTACTACTGGCAGCGGTATTTGCAACATCTAGAAACCTTGGGGTTCAACAACTTAATGAGTTACGGCGACTTCAGGCTGCTTTGGGGTCAAGAAACTCAAAAAACTCGATCGCTCTGTTCGGTGCTCGAACGCTACGCTTGGAATGCCTCTCCCATTCAAAAACTCGTGTTAGTGGAAGCCCTGGAAGCCACCGCCAGGGTTTTTTTTGAGGCGGCGCTGGAAGTGGTAATGGAATTACAGGAAATTATCAAAAAAGAATATGTTTATATGGGAGGAGGTTATGTGGGTTTGGACACTCATTACATTTTAGATACACCGGAGATGTTGCAAGCTGTAACAGAGATAGAACTTAC is part of the Microcoleus sp. bin38.metabat.b11b12b14.051 genome and harbors:
- a CDS encoding SAM-dependent chlorinase/fluorinase, with product MSKNRIITLLTDFGLSDVYVGVMKGAIAQINPQLKVIDITHQIPSQNIAAARFCLMTAFAYFPPETVHIAVVDPGVGSNRRAVAVKCANCFLVGPDNGLFGGVLSRESAIASVELTNPQYWRTPAPSSTFHGRDIFATVGAHLANGVPLEEFGQAIDPASLVQRQIPNCAVTATGATGFVQYVDRFGNLITNIPNNCITNNNWSVTISNSYAPIHIPSGKTYSDSKPGDLIAITGSDGWLEIAVNSGSAQSVLQLEVGDKIEIILSPLLKPSP
- a CDS encoding DUF3598 family protein; this translates as MVAQWENFLQNLGEWHGSFTQLSTRGEVIKDTPSIISLEGLNDNKTVRLKLRRFSPNPSGVGEPEVSELVREYQSLGRDILFFEDGNFCQGTIQLSPYSESGAEFGFIYNYRRLRFVQLYTTDGNLSQLTLIREKQLDKNVPERPPLTVGDLLGEWEGEAVTMYPDGRSADRYSTKLQLDLPNGDRLMQKITFGSNANVISSSGSIDGSVIKFNEGSTPVQVLLLPDGGSCTCPVKVESRKPIFFEAGWLVEPNLRFRMIRSYNDKGEWVSLTLVTERKKGYSH
- a CDS encoding GIY-YIG nuclease family protein, with the protein product MEVNQVNADRDVAIEHQNVPVAHEGLHNFLYSSDSEHSAAAAISALENDGTQVMSIDTWRTLATNAKVAGVYAVTDTSGNTQYIGYSRNILLSVNGHIAQNGAESCAFVRVQTFKFPKREEMESLRDAWIAELGSIPPGNGADSEMWASTVGQAARSAMSAAEQQAYEEKKLKLRKAMADSSLTKELETAAKIDGGQHKHLEDVVNNNDDWSAVIQSQTQETKSEK
- a CDS encoding aldo/keto reductase translates to MKRKRLGNSNFNISAIGLGCMPMSLSGRPPEAQSIAVIHRALDLGVTLIDTADSYCEDQSDKHHNEHLIAKALHEYTGDIRAVTIATKGGLMRPQGAWTRNGNPHHLRKTIRESFEALGGNQPIDLWQYHSPDPAYTIEAALAPAKEAVEAGMIRFIGVSNFSVEQIKRARDTVEVVSVQNQYNPWHRQPESDGVLEYCEAEKLTFFPWSPLGGSRRATSLQDMPAIAKLAAEKNVSVYCIVLAWLMAKSPCVVPIPGATKLSSIEDSLKAIEVKLTDEELQQIAAS
- a CDS encoding ABC transporter permease — protein: MATNMGRYLQVLKLFWGAAIAAELEYRINFVLATLSSLGNLAGSLFGLSLFYRTGYRFSGYSWEQALVVLGIFTVLQGFSSTFLAPNLSRIVDRVQQGTLDFVLLKPISSQFWLSANTVSPWGIPDLIFGALLLLYAANKLGVEIGNYFLTAIPLLFGTITLYSIWFMLGATSIWFVKIYNVTEVLRGLLEAGRFPMAAYPAAYRFFFTFVVPVAFLTTVPAEAMLGRGEIVWIAGAGILAIGLLIFSRYFWQFALRFYTSASS
- a CDS encoding radical SAM protein, which translates into the protein MDALTLSRLGVKHTKSAVAESLRINTGLDMTSPVTFYGIVNEHCNVKCRQCEYWRLKEYKDEMTIEDWQNALLSVKEFVGEFSINFSGGEPYIKKGFLDLLTFANKNGIHAGVTTNGYCMTRENAAKTVAARPFNVNMSVDGPNAELHDYLRGQPGLFDRLSKGIGYLREEQEKQNVLFPINVKPTINRLNFRHLEEIVTWAKGIEATTVNFQPVNRWTPETYSELWVEEADREEFSQVIERLIEMKKNGAPIMNSDEVLRLMMPHFQEEKAPDSTRPCRVGLRNYWIDTRGDVKLCDEYPVIGNVKEASAREIWYGEKAQEVRRDTLNCGKLCLITCVSQKTILDKVKMGMKLLKN
- the ndk gene encoding nucleoside-diphosphate kinase; amino-acid sequence: MERTFLAIKPDGVQRGLVGEIIGRFEAKGFTLVGMKLITASRELAEQHYAVHKERPFFAGLVDFITSGPMVAMVWEGDGVVASARKMIGATNPLNSEPGTIRGDLAVNVGRNIIHGSDAVETANQEISLWFKPEELSAWTPCLSPWIVE